The DNA sequence GGGGCGGTGGGCGCGCGGCCTTCTGGAACGAGCGCACAAGAACGTCGTCATCGTGGCCTTGGCGAACAAGCTGGCCCGAATCGCATGGGCGGTGTTGGCGCACGGTCGTAAATACGACCCCCAGTTCGAAGGAATGACCGCCTGAAGGAAAGGAATAGCCCGAGTGGCGCTCATCGCGGGCGCTCGGGTCACATAGGTCTGCGTGAGGTGACAGAAGATGGCCTGACAGTCGAACGGTGGCTTGAAAACCTGAACAATTGAACGGCCGAAAAGGCCGGCGTGATTATGAAGATCGAGCTGCGCGGATCTCCATCTTGGCCGGGTCAAAAGTCCGAGACCGGATACGTTGAAGCAGACTGACCAGAGCCAGATGAAAACCACCCTTGCAGGCGGGCGGGCCATACGTTCACTTGTGCGCGAATGCGAAGCGGGCGGGCGTGGAGGGCCGGCATGGCGGCGATGGACGAGATCGCGATCCTGTTGCAGGGCCGCAATGCGGAGGCAAACCGCCACCGGGCCCGGCGCGTCGAGGCGGGGCGCGATCTGTTCGGAAAATGGATGGTGCGCGTGTCCTTCGGCCGGATCGGCTGCCGGGGGCGGACATTCGCGCGAGAATTCGCGTCGGAGGACGAGGCGCGCGCTTATGTGCGCGATGGCCTGCGCCGCCGGAAAGGCGCCATTCGACGTTGCGGCGTCGAGTATCGCGTCATCGACGCGTCGCCTGCTGCGCTGCCTCTGCTGGCGACGCTCAGAAAGGGCGGACCGCAGAAATTCGAAGCGGCGGGGCCTCGCCGTGAAGCCTGAACGGCCATCGGATGCCGCCGCTTCGCGGGAAACGCTCGTCGGCTCGGTCGAACGTGTGACTTTTCACAATGAGGAGAACGGGTTCGCCGTCCTGAAGGTCAAAGCGCGCGGCAAGCGCAACCTCGTGCCGGTCGTCGGCCGCGCCGCTTCGATCTCGGCCGGCGAATATATTCACGCTGTCGGCGCCTGGATCACCGATCGCACTCACGGGCTTCAATTCAAAGCCGATTTTCTGAAGACCACTCCCCCGACGACGGCGAAAGGCATCGAAAAATATCTCGGCTCCGGCATGGTCCGAGGCATCGGCCCCAAGCTCGCCGCGAGAAATGTCGCGGCCTTCGGCGTGGCGACCTTCGAAGCCATCGAAACAGCGTCGGAAAGGCTGCCGGAAGTGTCCGGGATCGGGGAGTTTCGCGCGACGCCCCTTAATTCGCCCAGCCAACGCATTGACTCCCAGCGAAGCCTCTGCAATATGCGGGCTGTTGCTGTATTGTTTTTAGTTTATCATTTTTATGAAATAATACAGTGACATATTTATTTCAGGAGTCGCCAATGAGACACGCCGCAATGAGACTCGCCGCTGCCCTTTCCATACTATTATTCGCGTTCGTCGCAGCATCCTCTGCAAACGCATCTGTCTGCAACACCACGACCGCCCCGGGCGGCTTCATTTATCAAACGAACAACTGGTATCAAAGATCGACAACTACTGCGGGAACGCTTTCTGGCACCGTGTATTACGTGAGTTGGTCGTGGCCGAATTACACGCCCTGGACTCCCACGCTTCAGCTGAAAATCTGCCTCAACAACACGTGCGGTATCGTCTCCGGCTCGCAAGCACCAGGCTCCGATACCGTCGTTTGGGCCGGGATCACAGGGAACCCTACGGTCACGGTTTATGTACAGAACGCATCCAATCCGACGCGAGCGCTGAACCCCGCGATTAGTGGCTCTGGCAACTTTTCGGTGAGCGTCTGCTCGCAATGAATGATGCTCCCCCGGTCTAAAGGCTAGGGTTACAACACTACAAGCTCGATAAGTCGGCCCCCGGGCCGACTTTGCCACAAGCGCAAGAATCATGTCGTTCAATAACTTTGACAAACGATCACCCCTCCCCCCTGACGAACCGCTAGACATTTCGTCAGCCTCAAGCAAGAATGAGGCGGTAAAATAGCTCCGTCGTAAATTGGAGCTATGGAATACAATGCAGGTATATAATTCAAATAATCAATACCTATTTTTCCAACAGCGCGCTTCCGCGAAGAGCACTAACTCATCTGGAAATGGGGGCCAGGATGCATTTGCAACTGTTTCGTCAAATAGCACGGCAACGCCGCAGCAGCTACGATCTGGCTATTTTGGAAGCCCCCGCGCTACATTAGAGGCCGTGTTAGCCGCTGGCGGCGTCGTCAACACGCTTTCATTCCTTACTTCTTCGGATATAGATCTGATCCAACGCACAACTGGCGTTACCATTAAAAATGGCGGCTATTATGATAGTGATGGCAATCAATTAGGTATCCACAGCGACAGCCACGGAAATCTTTTGGATCCTAATCCAAGCCAAAGCAAAGCAGCATTTGATCTTGCCAACACCCTTTCTGATCTGAGAAACAGCGGTGGCCCTCAAGGCGATACGAGCCTGCAAAATGGCCGCAAGGTCACGGTGGATGATCTGGAAGCCTACCTAAAAGGTTATGCCGCCGCAAAAGCCTCAGGTCAGAGCGATGTCTACGTTCCTAATGCGGACGTTATCAAACAAGCAGAAAAGATGCTCACATCTGAACAGAGCTGAGCCGGCTCGCGCGTAGCATAGGTGTCGCGCGGCAGCTCCCAGAATTATGTCTTTGGCGGCGGCTTTCAATCACGCTGTTCGCAGGGCTGCTATGGGATCGAGCCGCGCAGCGCTATTAGCTGGATATAAGCCCGCCAAGAGCCCTACGGCCAACGCCATGCCGACAGCTAATGGCAAGGCGATGATAGACGGCGCAAAGTCCCAATCCGAAAAAGCGGCATAACCATAGGCGGCGGCAGTGCCGAACAGTCCCCCGAGGAGCGCCCCGACGAGAGCCAACGCCATCGTCTCCGCGAGAAACATCACGACGATGTTTTTCCGGCTTGCGCCCAAGGCG is a window from the Methylosinus sp. C49 genome containing:
- a CDS encoding WGR domain-containing protein, which codes for MAAMDEIAILLQGRNAEANRHRARRVEAGRDLFGKWMVRVSFGRIGCRGRTFAREFASEDEARAYVRDGLRRRKGAIRRCGVEYRVIDASPAALPLLATLRKGGPQKFEAAGPRREA